A genomic window from Lotus japonicus ecotype B-129 chromosome 1, LjGifu_v1.2 includes:
- the LOC130712147 gene encoding autophagy-related protein 13b-like isoform X1, translating into MSSTHSEAAKLEQIITEFFAKSLHIILESRAISASSRNFSTVSSPSSSSSSSSSVRPRDKWFNLALRDCPAALENTELWRHGNMDPIVVDVVLVQRDQTLSFSPRRVLPRSSSLKERYPFCWNTMMDREELGVGVESERVVERWVVQYESRKPTRDSNSGSRRSSNTSLHALYKKSTLLLRSLYATVRLLPAYKIFRELNSNGKICAFTLAHRVSTFVEPFTSKEEAKMLKFGFTPVDTSSGRLCLSVMYCPSVSDVSSEPSTPMSPQVITDYVGSPMADPLRRYPSLPVARVPLPGTPSSLPSSRRHSWSYDHCRASSPSNNCSPSPTYSESNTSVSLASFHCYPPNSLPPHPSGMSLLHKKNTNFDDYNPSPSFSPSPSPSPPIYNLGSLASKALLRSESAPVCIPNTKDSDSPGYTDRRNLPPSSPRRGLRNVIQTCTTTEKLFSLGKDESQKYSGAKIVANSLPQISFSRSSSRSYQDDFDDTDFTCPFDVDDDDITDPGSRAESFDHGQIAEVLEAGKFLPIRKSQDAAVGALVHMLKKAAPLHQDFSTSEHLSPGTRPETLSNNSIQEPNQVVDGLNQASIMSTMNRKTTADALEEFYSYREMKNLLLMRGSKQQI; encoded by the exons ATGTCATCCACACACTCTGAAGCGGCGAAGCTGGAACAAATCATCACCGAGTTCTTCGCCAAAAGCCTTCACATAATCCTCGAATCAAGGGCAATCTCCGCTTCATCGCGCAATTTCAGCACCGTTTCATCTCCCTCTTcgtcctcatcatcatcttcaagcGTGAGGCCGAGGGATAAATGGTTCAATCTAGCGCTGAGGGACTGCCCCGCCGCGCTGGAGAACACTGAGCTATGGCGGCACGGGAACATGGACCCAATTGTGGTGGATGTGGTTCTGGTTCAGAGGGATCAAACCCTGAGTTTTTCTCCCAGAAGGGTTCTTCCCAGGAGTTCTTCTTTAAAGGAAAGGTACCCCTTTTGCTGGAACACTATGATGGATAGGGAAGAATTAGGGGTTGGGGTAGAGAGTGAGAGGGTTGTAGAGAGATGGGTTGTGCAGTATGAGAGCAGAAAACCCACTAGGGATTCTAATTCTGGTAGTAGAAGGTCAAGCAATACTTCCTTACATGCTTTGTATAAAAAATCAACTTTACTTTTGAGGTCTTTGTATGCTACTGTTAGGCTTTTGCCTGCATATAAGATCTTTAGGGAGCTCAATTCCAATGGGAAGATTTGTGCTTTCACCCTTGCTCACAGGGTTTCCACTTTTGTTGAGCCCTTCACTAGTAAAGAAGAGGCGAAAATGCTCAAGTTTGGGTTCACCCCTGTGGATACCTCTTCTGGAAGGCTATGCCTTTCAGTTATGTATTGTCCCTCGGTCTCGGATGTGAGCTCTGAGCCTTCGACTCCTATGTCCCCGCAAGTTATAACTGATTATGTTGGGAGTCCAATGGCTGATCCTTTGAGGAGGTATCCATCACTTCCTGTGGCAAGAGTGCCATTGCCCGGCACTCCGTCGTCATTGCCATCTTCAAGGCGGCATAGTTGGAGTTATGACCATTGTAGAGCATCATCTCCTTCGAATAATTGTTCCCCTTCACCCACATATTCAGAATCAAACACATCTGTTTCCCTTGCTAGTTTTCATTGCTATCCACCCaacagtttgcctcctcatccTAGTGGAATGTCCTTGCTTCATAAGAAGAATACAAATTTCGACGATTATAACCCCTCACCAAgcttctctccctctccctctccatcACCTCCCATATACAATTTGGGATCATTAGCATCAAAAGCACTTTTACGCTCTGAAAGTGCTCCCGTCTGCATACCTAATACTAAAGATTCTGATTCCCCTGGATACACTGATAGGCGTAATTTGCCTCCATCCTCTCCGCGTAGAGGTTTGAGGAATGTGATACAAACATGCACAACAACTGAGAAG TTGTTTTCTCTTGGAAAAGATGAGTCTCAGAAGTATTCTGGAGCCAAGATAGTAGCTAACAGCTTACCGCAGATTTCATTTTCCAGGAGCTCTAGCAGGTCTTATCAGGATGATTTTGATGATACTGATTTTACTTGTCCTTTTGAtgtggatgatgatgatataACAGATCCTGGTAGCAG AGCGGAATCTTTTGATCATGGTCAAATAGCTGAGGTGCTTGAAGCTGGAAAATTCCTTCCTATCAGAAAGTCCCAAGATGCTGCAGTTGGTGCACTTGTACATATGTTGAAGAAAGCGGCACCTCTGCATCAAGACTTCTCGACATCTGAACACTTGTCACCGGGCACACGTCCCGAAACCTTGAGCAATAACAGCATTCAAGAGCCCAATCAGGTTGTAGATGGGCTAAATCAAGCGAGCATCATGTCGACAATGAATAGGAAAACAACAGCTGATGCATTGGAAGAGTTCTACAGTTACAGAGAGATGAAAAACTTGTTACTTATGCGCGGCAGTAAGCAACAGATATAG
- the LOC130712147 gene encoding autophagy-related protein 13b-like isoform X2, which produces MSSTHSEAAKLEQIITEFFAKSLHIILESRAISASSRNFSTVSSPSSSSSSSSSVRPRDKWFNLALRDCPAALENTELWRHGNMDPIVVDVVLVQRDQTLSFSPRRVLPRSSSLKERYPFCWNTMMDREELGVGVESERVVERWVVQYESRKPTRDSNSGSRRSSNTSLHALYKKSTLLLRSLYATVRLLPAYKIFRELNSNGKICAFTLAHRVSTFVEPFTSKEEAKMLKFGFTPVDTSSGRLCLSVMYCPSVSDVSSEPSTPMSPQVITDYVGSPMADPLRRYPSLPVARVPLPGTPSSLPSSRRHSWSYDHCRASSPSNNCSPSPTYSESNTSVSLASFHCYPPNSLPPHPSGMSLLHKKNTNFDDYNPSPSFSPSPSPSPPIYNLGSLASKALLRSESAPVCIPNTKDSDSPGYTDRRNLPPSSPRRGLRNVIQTCTTTEKLFSLGKDESQKYSGAKIVANSLPQISFSRSSSRSYQDDFDDTDFTCPFDVDDDDITDPGSSDGNNIEMAWIHYAYHPLFCLIF; this is translated from the exons ATGTCATCCACACACTCTGAAGCGGCGAAGCTGGAACAAATCATCACCGAGTTCTTCGCCAAAAGCCTTCACATAATCCTCGAATCAAGGGCAATCTCCGCTTCATCGCGCAATTTCAGCACCGTTTCATCTCCCTCTTcgtcctcatcatcatcttcaagcGTGAGGCCGAGGGATAAATGGTTCAATCTAGCGCTGAGGGACTGCCCCGCCGCGCTGGAGAACACTGAGCTATGGCGGCACGGGAACATGGACCCAATTGTGGTGGATGTGGTTCTGGTTCAGAGGGATCAAACCCTGAGTTTTTCTCCCAGAAGGGTTCTTCCCAGGAGTTCTTCTTTAAAGGAAAGGTACCCCTTTTGCTGGAACACTATGATGGATAGGGAAGAATTAGGGGTTGGGGTAGAGAGTGAGAGGGTTGTAGAGAGATGGGTTGTGCAGTATGAGAGCAGAAAACCCACTAGGGATTCTAATTCTGGTAGTAGAAGGTCAAGCAATACTTCCTTACATGCTTTGTATAAAAAATCAACTTTACTTTTGAGGTCTTTGTATGCTACTGTTAGGCTTTTGCCTGCATATAAGATCTTTAGGGAGCTCAATTCCAATGGGAAGATTTGTGCTTTCACCCTTGCTCACAGGGTTTCCACTTTTGTTGAGCCCTTCACTAGTAAAGAAGAGGCGAAAATGCTCAAGTTTGGGTTCACCCCTGTGGATACCTCTTCTGGAAGGCTATGCCTTTCAGTTATGTATTGTCCCTCGGTCTCGGATGTGAGCTCTGAGCCTTCGACTCCTATGTCCCCGCAAGTTATAACTGATTATGTTGGGAGTCCAATGGCTGATCCTTTGAGGAGGTATCCATCACTTCCTGTGGCAAGAGTGCCATTGCCCGGCACTCCGTCGTCATTGCCATCTTCAAGGCGGCATAGTTGGAGTTATGACCATTGTAGAGCATCATCTCCTTCGAATAATTGTTCCCCTTCACCCACATATTCAGAATCAAACACATCTGTTTCCCTTGCTAGTTTTCATTGCTATCCACCCaacagtttgcctcctcatccTAGTGGAATGTCCTTGCTTCATAAGAAGAATACAAATTTCGACGATTATAACCCCTCACCAAgcttctctccctctccctctccatcACCTCCCATATACAATTTGGGATCATTAGCATCAAAAGCACTTTTACGCTCTGAAAGTGCTCCCGTCTGCATACCTAATACTAAAGATTCTGATTCCCCTGGATACACTGATAGGCGTAATTTGCCTCCATCCTCTCCGCGTAGAGGTTTGAGGAATGTGATACAAACATGCACAACAACTGAGAAG TTGTTTTCTCTTGGAAAAGATGAGTCTCAGAAGTATTCTGGAGCCAAGATAGTAGCTAACAGCTTACCGCAGATTTCATTTTCCAGGAGCTCTAGCAGGTCTTATCAGGATGATTTTGATGATACTGATTTTACTTGTCCTTTTGAtgtggatgatgatgatataACAGATCCTGGTAGCAG TGATGGCAATAATATTGAAATGGCCTGGATTCACTATGCTTACCATCCTTTATTTTGCCTCATCTTCTGA
- the LOC130712159 gene encoding uncharacterized protein LOC130712159 produces MEGLKVSKSKLTVYLHPSKSKQVSESVLRELSSMLFTFSDTFDGVVLAYNVKSLDPCSKIIPGITPYFGVKLKVDLLLFSPKPDTFLEGKVLKVTPESIHAVVLGFSSVVITDKEIRDEFIYRKKRGKDTFVSKLNKRHVIKVGAMIRFSVKSFDEEILHVYGSLIPDNTGSMHWLDKNLEDDSHTDRSAKKRGSEEQPIMLEQDAVDGESLTLESVQKLKKSKRHKIREES; encoded by the exons ATGGAAGGGTTGAAGGTGTCGAAATCGAAGTTAACAGTATACCTTCATCCTTCCAAATCCAAACAAGTCTCCGAATCCGTTCTCCGCGAACTCAGCTCCATGCTTTTCAC GTTCAGCGACACCTTCGACGGCGTCGTATTGGCTTACAATGTGAAATCACTCGACCCGTGCTCCAAGATCATTCCCGGCATTACCCCCTATTTCGGTGTTAAATTGAAGGTTGATCTGTTGCTTTTCTCACCCAAACCAGACACGTTCTTAG aAGGAAAGGTTCTGAAAGTTACACCAGAGTCTATTCATGCTGTTGTGCTTGGCTTTTCTTCTGTGGTTATAACTGATAAAGAAATTAGGGATGAGTTCATATACAGGAAG AAGCGCGGGAAAGATACGTTTGTGAGCAAGTTGAACAAGCGACATGTGATCAAGGTTGGAGCCATGATTCGCTTTTCAGTCAAGAG CTTTGATGAAGAGATACTTCATGTTTATGGATCTCTGATTCCTGATAACACAGGCAGCATGCATTGGTTGGATAAGAACTTGGAAGATGATTCGCATACGGACAG GAGTGCAAAGAAGAGGGGAAGTGAGGAACAACCAATAATGCTTGAGCAAGATGCTGTGGATGGAGAATCTTTAACCTTGGAAAGTgtccaaaaattaaaaaaatctaaaaggCATAAAATCAGAGAGGAATCTTGA